A genomic stretch from Flavobacterium humidisoli includes:
- a CDS encoding RDD family protein, producing the protein MSELSINTTQNVKINFIAASVGERLGAFFIDLFIIICYITALSIILFDWLQLDRLMVNLDGWSRGAIFLILYSPAIVYSLVLESVFEGQSLGKKLLKIKVVKIDGYQAGFGDYLIRWFFRVIDFFTFFGLPGLISVITSQKSQRLGDMAAGTAVITLKNRINISHTILEEIGEAYVPTYPLVIKLSDNDMRIIKETYQKAVAKNDHEVIYKLVAKIESVTGIKNQSGNNSDFIRIILKDYNFYTQNM; encoded by the coding sequence ATGTCAGAATTATCTATTAATACGACACAAAATGTCAAAATAAATTTTATTGCCGCTTCTGTTGGTGAAAGACTAGGAGCTTTTTTTATTGATTTGTTTATCATAATCTGTTATATAACAGCGCTTTCAATAATACTTTTTGATTGGTTACAGCTAGATAGACTGATGGTGAACTTGGATGGTTGGTCGCGAGGCGCAATTTTTTTAATACTCTATTCACCAGCTATAGTGTACTCGCTGGTTTTAGAAAGTGTTTTTGAAGGACAGTCACTTGGTAAAAAATTATTGAAAATTAAAGTCGTTAAAATTGACGGTTATCAAGCAGGTTTTGGAGATTATTTAATTCGATGGTTTTTTAGAGTAATTGACTTCTTTACTTTTTTTGGACTTCCGGGACTTATTTCGGTTATTACGAGTCAGAAATCGCAACGATTGGGAGACATGGCAGCAGGAACAGCAGTGATTACTTTAAAGAATAGAATTAATATCAGCCATACTATTCTAGAAGAAATCGGTGAAGCCTATGTGCCAACGTATCCTTTGGTTATCAAGCTTTCAGACAATGATATGCGAATTATTAAGGAAACATATCAAAAAGCAGTGGCTAAAAATGATCACGAAGTTATTTACAAATTAGTGGCAAAAATTGAAAGCGTAACAGGTATTAAAAATCAATCTGGAAACAATAGCGATTTTATTCGAATAATTTTAAAAGATTATAATTTTTATACTCAAAACATGTGA
- a CDS encoding trimeric intracellular cation channel family protein, with the protein MFHLLDIIGTMAFAMSGALTAMHKKLDPFGVFIIAFVTAVGGGTLRDVLIGRTPVGWMRDMQYVYVIILGFFLAIIFRKRFDKLRTSLFLFDTIGLGVFTLIGLERGILTGLHPAICIALGTMTACFGGVIRDILCNEIPNVFREEIYATICIFGGIVFFGLRKLNLNDDILYLVTSLVIIIIRLMAVKYKWHLKAFDHK; encoded by the coding sequence ATGTTTCACTTACTTGATATTATTGGGACAATGGCGTTTGCTATGTCTGGTGCTTTAACAGCAATGCATAAAAAACTAGATCCGTTTGGTGTTTTTATCATTGCATTTGTTACTGCAGTTGGCGGAGGAACGCTTCGTGATGTCTTAATTGGGAGAACTCCCGTTGGCTGGATGCGTGACATGCAATACGTGTATGTGATTATTTTAGGATTTTTTCTAGCCATTATATTCAGAAAAAGATTTGATAAACTTCGAACCTCATTGTTTCTCTTTGATACAATTGGGCTCGGAGTTTTTACATTAATAGGACTTGAACGCGGAATACTGACAGGACTTCATCCAGCGATTTGTATCGCTTTAGGAACAATGACAGCCTGTTTTGGTGGTGTAATTCGCGATATTTTATGTAACGAAATTCCAAACGTTTTTCGAGAAGAAATATATGCAACCATCTGTATTTTTGGAGGAATTGTATTTTTTGGATTGCGAAAATTAAACTTAAATGATGATATACTGTATTTAGTTACTTCCTTGGTTATCATTATCATCAGATTAATGGCGGTTAAATACAAATGGCATTTGAAAGCATTTGATCATAAGTAG
- a CDS encoding GNAT family N-acetyltransferase, translated as MKYTIKKYSQDDYSIWNDFVGQSKNATFLFHRDFMEYHKDRFEDFSLLIFEEEKLRAVLPANKKGNLVYSHQGLTYGGLVYLSRLKASKIELILDEILFFFKENKVDAFYYKPIPDFYFSEGNKEMDFFLVKRGAVLERKEMNLAVNLTALLKISKSKMKHFRRIENLDLDIIEDENFDSFWEKILEPRLAEKFNVKPVHSKEEIEVLRSKFPKNIRQYSAYRNDEIIAGITIFETKNVVKSQYGATSKKGEEFRALDFLFINLIHKYKRKGKQFFDMGIVDEENEAGYNKGLSNQKEELGCSVYNQDFYKIEIK; from the coding sequence ATGAAATATACCATAAAAAAGTATTCTCAAGATGATTACTCAATCTGGAACGATTTTGTCGGCCAGTCCAAAAATGCTACATTCTTATTTCATCGCGATTTTATGGAATACCACAAAGATCGTTTTGAAGATTTTTCGCTTTTAATTTTTGAGGAAGAAAAGCTGCGAGCCGTTCTGCCAGCTAACAAAAAAGGAAATCTTGTTTATTCGCATCAAGGACTTACTTATGGCGGATTGGTTTACTTATCAAGATTAAAAGCATCTAAGATTGAATTAATTTTAGATGAAATTTTGTTTTTTTTTAAAGAAAACAAAGTCGATGCTTTTTATTATAAACCAATTCCAGATTTTTATTTTTCTGAAGGAAACAAAGAAATGGACTTTTTTTTAGTGAAAAGAGGAGCGGTTTTAGAACGAAAAGAAATGAATCTGGCAGTCAATCTTACAGCTCTTTTGAAAATTTCTAAAAGCAAAATGAAGCATTTTAGAAGAATTGAAAATCTTGACTTGGATATTATTGAAGATGAAAATTTTGACTCATTTTGGGAAAAAATTTTAGAGCCTAGATTGGCAGAAAAATTTAATGTAAAGCCAGTCCATTCAAAAGAAGAAATAGAAGTTTTAAGATCTAAATTTCCAAAAAACATCAGGCAATATTCTGCTTACAGAAATGATGAAATTATTGCAGGAATAACGATTTTTGAGACTAAAAATGTTGTAAAATCGCAATACGGTGCTACTTCAAAAAAAGGAGAAGAATTTAGAGCATTAGATTTTTTATTCATTAATCTGATTCATAAATACAAACGAAAAGGAAAGCAATTCTTTGATATGGGAATTGTGGATGAAGAAAATGAGGCGGGTTATAATAAAGGGCTTTCAAACCAAAAAGAAGAGCTAGGATGTTCTGTTTACAATCAGGATTTCTATAAAATTGAAATAAAGTGA
- a CDS encoding DegT/DnrJ/EryC1/StrS family aminotransferase, with amino-acid sequence MIPFLDLKKINEPYETAFQQKLKLVLENGWYILGKEVETFEKAFAEYCQSKYCIGVGNGLDALVLIFKGYIELGKLKKGDEVIVPANTYIASILAILQADLVPVLVEPRLETYNLNPDLIQEKITPKTKAILAVHLYGQVAEMEKINEIVEQNNLVLVEDAAQSHGAEILKSKNNNLKSAIAYSFYPGKNLGCLGDGGAITTNDSELAKVLFSLRNYGSEKKYYNEYIGLNSRLDELQAGFLNLKLPHLDSDNEKRRTVAKRYLAGIKNKKIALPFWDFSNNHVFHLFVVRTENRNDLQEYLTQNNIQTVIHYPIPPHQQKSFPEWNNLSFPITEKIHNEVLSLPMSPVLTEVEVDFIIEILNQY; translated from the coding sequence GTGATACCATTTTTAGATCTTAAAAAAATAAACGAACCGTATGAAACTGCTTTTCAGCAAAAACTGAAATTGGTTTTAGAAAATGGCTGGTATATTTTAGGGAAAGAAGTGGAAACATTTGAAAAGGCTTTCGCTGAATATTGTCAATCTAAATATTGCATTGGAGTTGGAAACGGATTGGATGCTTTAGTTCTTATTTTTAAGGGTTATATCGAACTCGGAAAACTTAAAAAAGGAGATGAAGTTATTGTTCCAGCAAATACATATATTGCCAGTATTTTGGCCATTCTGCAAGCTGATTTAGTTCCTGTTTTGGTTGAACCTAGATTAGAAACTTATAACCTAAACCCAGATTTAATTCAGGAGAAAATAACTCCAAAGACCAAAGCTATTTTGGCTGTTCATTTATACGGACAAGTAGCCGAAATGGAGAAAATAAATGAAATTGTCGAACAAAATAATTTAGTACTTGTAGAAGATGCGGCACAATCTCACGGAGCTGAAATACTAAAATCTAAAAACAACAATCTAAAATCAGCAATAGCTTATAGTTTTTATCCAGGAAAAAATTTAGGATGTTTGGGCGATGGCGGAGCGATTACTACAAATGATTCGGAGTTGGCCAAAGTGCTTTTTTCACTTCGAAATTATGGTTCAGAGAAAAAATATTATAACGAATACATTGGTTTGAATTCCCGATTAGATGAATTGCAAGCGGGTTTTTTAAATCTGAAATTACCCCATTTAGATTCAGATAATGAGAAAAGAAGAACAGTTGCAAAACGATATTTAGCCGGAATTAAAAACAAAAAAATAGCGTTGCCGTTTTGGGATTTTTCCAATAACCATGTCTTTCATTTGTTTGTTGTTCGAACAGAAAATAGAAACGACTTACAAGAATATTTAACTCAAAATAATATTCAAACGGTTATTCATTATCCAATTCCGCCACATCAGCAAAAATCTTTTCCAGAATGGAATAATCTGTCATTTCCAATTACAGAGAAAATCCATAATGAAGTTCTGAGCCTGCCAATGAGTCCAGTTTTAACCGAAGTTGAGGTTGATTTTATTATAGAAATTTTAAACCAATACTAA
- a CDS encoding O-antigen translocase, which produces MNFYRKIIKTNLFKITSLNSLSVALKIGIGLITSKILAIFVGPSGMALVGNLRNFLTSIENISTLGFQNGIVKYTSENEKTKIELQKIVSTVFISLLVVALLLSGILFFTASYWNQNIFGSNTEYLTVFKVLALVLPTYGFSIFFIAVINGLGRFKKVISINIIGNIVGLLTSVFLIMQFKTTGALMAIVIAPTLLFFITLYLVQKEVQIFQFIKLDVFDFKVLKNLSAYSLMTLVSSVFGPFVFLAIRNNIIQDLGIEQAGYWETMTRISSYYLMFISAILSVYFLPKLSKAENNLETKKIFLQYYKYILPVFVLALVVLYISRFFVIQLLFTKEFLPVTDLFFLQLLGDVFKVCALILGYQFFAKRKTLMFVLTELFSLSILYFSSLYFIKEFQIEGVVMAYALNNLIYFIILFLCFRSVLKKKTEELS; this is translated from the coding sequence TTGAATTTCTATAGAAAAATAATTAAAACCAATTTGTTTAAGATTACCTCTTTAAACAGCTTGAGCGTTGCTTTAAAAATTGGAATCGGATTAATTACTTCGAAAATATTAGCCATTTTTGTTGGCCCAAGCGGAATGGCTTTGGTGGGGAATCTAAGAAATTTTTTGACTTCAATAGAAAATATTTCCACTTTAGGTTTTCAAAACGGAATTGTAAAATATACGTCTGAAAATGAGAAAACTAAAATCGAACTTCAAAAAATAGTTTCTACGGTTTTTATCAGTTTATTAGTTGTTGCACTTCTGTTAAGCGGAATTTTATTTTTTACAGCTTCTTATTGGAATCAGAATATCTTTGGGAGTAATACCGAATATTTAACTGTTTTCAAAGTCTTAGCATTGGTTTTGCCGACTTATGGATTTTCCATTTTTTTTATAGCTGTAATCAATGGTTTGGGTAGATTTAAAAAAGTAATCAGTATAAATATTATTGGAAACATTGTGGGGCTTTTGACTTCTGTGTTTCTAATAATGCAATTTAAAACGACTGGAGCTTTAATGGCAATTGTAATTGCGCCAACATTGCTATTTTTTATCACGCTTTATTTAGTTCAAAAAGAGGTTCAGATTTTTCAATTTATAAAATTAGATGTCTTCGATTTCAAAGTTTTGAAAAATCTTTCGGCTTATTCTTTAATGACGCTGGTTTCATCTGTTTTTGGCCCTTTTGTGTTTCTCGCAATCCGAAATAATATTATTCAGGATTTAGGAATAGAACAAGCTGGATATTGGGAAACCATGACGCGTATTTCAAGCTATTATTTAATGTTTATCAGTGCAATTTTGAGTGTTTATTTTCTGCCAAAATTATCCAAAGCAGAAAATAATTTAGAAACTAAAAAGATCTTTTTGCAATATTATAAATATATTTTGCCAGTTTTTGTACTTGCGTTGGTAGTACTTTATATTAGTCGCTTTTTTGTTATTCAATTGCTTTTTACAAAAGAGTTTTTGCCTGTAACCGATTTGTTTTTTTTGCAGCTTTTGGGTGATGTTTTTAAAGTTTGTGCTTTAATCTTGGGTTATCAGTTTTTTGCAAAAAGAAAGACTTTGATGTTTGTTTTAACCGAATTATTTTCTTTGTCAATTCTTTATTTTTCTAGTTTGTATTTTATTAAAGAATTTCAAATTGAAGGTGTTGTAATGGCTTACGCACTTAATAATCTTATTTACTTTATTATATTGTTTTTGTGTTTTAGATCAGTTTTAAAGAAAAAAACAGAGGAGCTTTCTTAA
- a CDS encoding glycosyltransferase, whose protein sequence is MKVLLVGEYSHLHNSLKDGLQALGHEVFIIGHNDGFKNFPVDFPIQKKWDSGFLKKIKIALYKISGFDISSYLTFRQFLKFKKQCSGFDVVQLINENSFYCTYYFEKKIISSLLKNNRKLFLLSTGYDYLNVKYCFENPDFKSIIPLYLNHKIDKKSFENVLKFLEKAFLKLHQFIYKNINGIIATDLDYHLPLQGNEKYLGMIPNPINIDKLRFEPLDIADKIIIFHGINNENYLKKGNDYFEKALEIIGQKYTSKVEIITVRSVPYAEYINLYNRCHILLDQIYAYDQGYNALEGMAKGKVVFTGAEKEFTARYNLSEKVCINAIPDVDYLVKELSFLIENQDEIIAIGKRARAFIEREHDYIRITRYYQDIWINN, encoded by the coding sequence ATGAAAGTTTTACTAGTAGGCGAATATAGCCATTTGCATAATTCTTTAAAAGATGGTTTACAGGCTTTAGGACATGAAGTTTTTATAATTGGTCATAATGACGGTTTTAAAAATTTTCCTGTTGATTTTCCTATCCAGAAAAAATGGGATTCTGGCTTTCTGAAAAAAATAAAAATTGCACTTTATAAAATCTCTGGATTTGATATTAGTTCATATCTGACGTTTAGGCAATTTTTAAAATTCAAAAAACAATGTTCTGGTTTTGATGTTGTACAATTGATCAACGAAAACAGCTTTTATTGCACTTATTATTTTGAAAAAAAAATAATTTCAAGCCTTCTAAAAAACAACCGAAAACTTTTCCTTTTAAGTACAGGTTATGATTACTTGAATGTGAAATATTGTTTTGAAAATCCTGACTTTAAATCTATAATTCCGTTATATCTTAATCATAAAATTGATAAAAAATCTTTTGAAAATGTTTTAAAATTCCTCGAAAAAGCATTTTTAAAACTGCATCAGTTTATTTACAAAAACATAAACGGAATTATTGCTACCGATTTAGATTATCATCTTCCTTTACAGGGAAATGAAAAATATTTGGGAATGATTCCGAATCCAATCAATATTGACAAACTTCGTTTTGAGCCACTAGATATCGCTGACAAAATCATTATTTTTCACGGAATCAATAATGAAAATTATCTAAAAAAAGGAAATGACTATTTTGAAAAAGCTTTAGAAATAATTGGTCAAAAATATACTTCAAAAGTTGAAATAATAACGGTTCGTAGTGTTCCTTATGCCGAGTACATTAATTTGTATAACCGCTGTCATATTTTGCTAGATCAAATTTATGCTTACGATCAAGGCTATAATGCACTAGAAGGAATGGCAAAAGGAAAAGTGGTTTTTACAGGCGCCGAAAAAGAATTTACAGCCAGATATAATCTCTCTGAAAAAGTCTGCATAAATGCCATTCCAGATGTTGACTATTTAGTCAAAGAATTGTCTTTTTTAATTGAGAATCAAGATGAAATTATTGCGATTGGAAAACGTGCCAGAGCTTTTATTGAGAGAGAGCATGATTACATCAGGATTACACGTTATTATCAAGATATCTGGATAAACAATTAA
- a CDS encoding glycosyltransferase — MNKKKVAIVSISLGKGGAERFAALLTFMLESSGLEVHSILVNDDIDYKFTGALFNLEKESTGSFSVFRKLKKGKLLRNYLVQNEIDIVVDSRPKNVFLRELITKFIYRNSKVYYIVHSFNFKDYFPSSKFWSRILYKDVKTLVCVSKAIEEKVRKWYDFKNTLTIYNPFFIAEEELKKTVLEPQKVILFFGRFEEKVKNFTLMLEAFSQSKIYEKEYHLHLMGSGDDEDFILQKIKDLNLNDYVKILPFKQNPFNEVREAKFTILTSNYEGFPLSIIESLALGTPVIAVDCHSGPREIIQNEFNGLLVENHNPKALAQAMNRFVDDGELYNFCKQNAAESVKHLSLKNISYQWKNILNPQ, encoded by the coding sequence ATGAATAAAAAGAAAGTTGCCATCGTTTCGATTTCTTTAGGAAAAGGAGGCGCAGAACGTTTTGCCGCTTTGCTTACTTTTATGTTAGAAAGTTCTGGTCTTGAAGTTCATTCTATTCTTGTAAATGATGATATAGATTACAAGTTTACTGGAGCCTTGTTCAATTTGGAAAAAGAAAGTACTGGCTCTTTTTCTGTTTTTAGAAAATTAAAAAAAGGAAAATTATTGAGAAACTATCTCGTTCAAAATGAAATAGATATAGTTGTTGATAGCAGGCCAAAAAATGTCTTCTTACGCGAATTAATTACCAAATTTATTTACCGAAATTCGAAAGTCTATTACATCGTTCACAGCTTTAATTTTAAGGATTATTTTCCTTCTTCAAAATTTTGGTCGAGAATACTTTATAAGGATGTAAAAACTTTAGTGTGCGTTTCAAAAGCGATCGAAGAAAAAGTAAGGAAGTGGTATGATTTTAAAAATACACTTACGATTTATAATCCTTTTTTTATTGCCGAAGAAGAATTAAAAAAAACAGTCTTAGAACCTCAAAAAGTAATCTTGTTTTTTGGACGATTTGAAGAGAAAGTGAAAAATTTCACATTGATGTTAGAAGCTTTTTCACAATCAAAAATATATGAAAAAGAATATCATTTGCATTTGATGGGATCAGGAGATGACGAAGATTTTATTTTGCAGAAAATTAAGGATTTGAATTTAAATGATTATGTAAAAATTCTTCCCTTTAAACAAAATCCTTTTAATGAGGTTCGAGAAGCAAAGTTTACGATTTTGACAAGTAATTATGAAGGTTTTCCGTTATCGATTATAGAATCACTAGCTTTAGGAACACCTGTTATTGCTGTTGACTGCCATTCTGGTCCGCGAGAAATTATTCAGAATGAGTTTAATGGTTTATTGGTCGAAAATCATAATCCAAAAGCTCTTGCTCAAGCTATGAACCGATTTGTAGATGATGGCGAATTGTATAATTTTTGTAAACAAAATGCAGCTGAAAGCGTAAAACATTTGTCTTTAAAAAACATTTCATATCAATGGAAAAACATTCTAAACCCTCAATAA
- a CDS encoding sugar 3,4-ketoisomerase — MTNISDIQLIEIPKIQDRRGNLSVLEGDMIPFVFKRVYYLYDVPSGSKRGGHAHIEQQEFLIALSGSFDVVLKDGKNIKTITLNKPNMGLLIVSGIWRELKNFSSGSVCLVLSSGEFSEEDYIREYKKFRLFKDR; from the coding sequence ATGACGAATATTTCAGATATTCAACTGATTGAAATTCCTAAAATTCAGGATCGAAGAGGAAATCTTTCAGTCCTAGAAGGAGATATGATTCCATTTGTTTTCAAGAGAGTATATTACCTATACGATGTGCCAAGCGGAAGCAAAAGGGGAGGGCATGCACATATCGAACAGCAGGAATTTTTAATTGCTTTGAGTGGCAGTTTTGATGTGGTTTTAAAAGACGGGAAAAACATAAAAACAATTACACTAAATAAGCCAAATATGGGCTTGCTCATTGTTTCTGGCATCTGGCGCGAGCTCAAAAACTTCTCATCAGGAAGTGTTTGCCTGGTTTTGTCTTCTGGAGAATTTAGTGAAGAAGATTATATTCGAGAATACAAAAAATTCCGATTATTTAAAGACAGATGA
- a CDS encoding glycosyltransferase family 2 protein, translated as MAFFSIIIPLYNKENYVENTVQSVLDQTFQDFEIIVVNDGSTDKSEEKLTQYKDSRIQYYSKKNEGVSTARNYGIEKAIANFITFLDADDYWHPMFLETIFHNISKLPDQKVFSAAIEFETSKKTIPAKYSISKTNEEFEIVNYFKASLKETALCSSCAVIHKSVFATIGNFDTKIKSGEDTDLWIRIGLVYPIVFSWKILARYVYDAESLSKKNGLKNKMDLSKFEEVEKTNPDLKYFLDLNRFSLAIKSKLAGEKQLFYKYYNPIDLKNLGWKKRILLHLPPFALRFLISFKTFLANLGIGSSVFK; from the coding sequence ATGGCTTTTTTTTCTATCATTATTCCATTATACAACAAAGAAAATTACGTAGAAAACACAGTACAGAGTGTCTTAGATCAAACTTTTCAGGATTTTGAGATTATTGTTGTCAATGATGGATCTACAGATAAAAGTGAAGAAAAACTAACACAGTATAAAGATTCTAGAATTCAATACTATAGTAAAAAAAATGAAGGCGTATCTACTGCAAGAAATTACGGAATCGAAAAAGCCATTGCTAATTTCATCACTTTTTTAGATGCAGATGATTATTGGCATCCAATGTTTTTAGAAACCATATTCCATAACATTTCAAAACTGCCTGATCAAAAAGTTTTTTCTGCTGCGATTGAGTTTGAAACTTCAAAAAAAACAATTCCTGCAAAATATTCTATTTCAAAAACAAATGAAGAATTTGAAATTGTAAATTACTTTAAAGCAAGTTTAAAAGAAACTGCTCTCTGTTCTTCCTGCGCAGTCATTCATAAATCTGTTTTTGCAACAATCGGAAACTTTGACACCAAAATTAAAAGCGGAGAAGATACTGACTTATGGATTCGAATCGGACTTGTTTATCCCATTGTCTTTTCATGGAAAATACTAGCACGTTATGTTTATGATGCTGAAAGCCTTTCTAAAAAAAATGGATTGAAAAATAAAATGGATTTGTCAAAATTTGAAGAGGTCGAAAAAACAAATCCAGACTTAAAATACTTTTTAGATTTAAACCGTTTTTCGCTTGCTATAAAAAGCAAATTAGCTGGAGAAAAACAACTTTTTTACAAATACTACAATCCAATTGATTTAAAAAACTTAGGCTGGAAAAAGAGAATATTACTGCACTTGCCTCCATTTGCTTTGCGCTTTCTAATTTCTTTTAAAACCTTTTTAGCAAATTTAGGCATAGGTTCATCTGTCTTTAAATAA
- a CDS encoding glycosyltransferase family 2 protein gives MLSILIPVYNYNVLPLASELVKQCNSCGIIFEIIFLDDASQKFAIENERINLFENASYSILEKNIGRSAIRNLLAQKAVYENLLFLDADTFPANADFLSVYISQISNTEKIVYGGILYENSQPPKKQLLRWIYGKEREALSVSERIKNPYLSFLTLNFLLKKSIFSKVRFNENIPNLRHEDTLFSFELKQNRIEVLHIDNPVFHLGLEDSKTFLQKSEEAVLGLKNLINSNLISPDYVKLAHYFQLIKKYRLVSLIAFGFRIFKPLFKKQLLSAKPSLFLFDIYRLGYYCSLKTK, from the coding sequence ATGCTTTCCATTTTAATTCCGGTTTATAATTACAATGTTTTACCGCTGGCTAGCGAACTCGTAAAGCAGTGCAATTCTTGTGGAATTATTTTTGAGATTATTTTTTTAGACGATGCTTCTCAAAAGTTTGCAATTGAAAACGAAAGAATTAATCTATTTGAAAACGCCTCTTATTCTATTTTAGAAAAAAATATCGGGCGAAGCGCGATCCGAAATCTATTGGCTCAAAAAGCAGTTTATGAAAATTTGCTTTTTCTGGATGCCGATACTTTTCCTGCCAATGCAGATTTTCTTTCTGTTTATATTTCTCAAATCAGCAATACTGAAAAGATAGTTTATGGAGGGATTTTGTATGAAAACTCTCAACCTCCAAAAAAGCAACTTTTAAGATGGATTTATGGAAAGGAAAGAGAAGCTTTATCAGTTTCCGAACGCATAAAGAATCCTTATCTGTCTTTTCTGACCTTAAACTTTCTCCTAAAAAAAAGTATTTTTTCTAAAGTCAGATTTAACGAAAATATTCCAAATCTAAGACATGAAGACACCTTGTTTTCATTTGAGCTAAAACAAAATCGAATTGAGGTTCTTCATATTGACAATCCCGTTTTTCATCTTGGTTTAGAAGACAGCAAAACATTTTTACAAAAATCTGAAGAAGCCGTTTTAGGTTTAAAAAATTTAATCAACTCGAATTTAATTTCTCCAGATTACGTTAAACTGGCACATTATTTTCAACTCATTAAGAAATATCGTCTTGTCTCTTTAATCGCTTTTGGTTTTAGGATTTTTAAACCTTTATTTAAAAAGCAGTTATTAAGCGCAAAACCCTCGCTTTTTCTTTTTGATATTTATAGATTGGGTTATTATTGTTCTCTAAAAACAAAATAA
- a CDS encoding cell division ATP-binding protein FtsE yields MSQTVLSLKEVTIYQEGRKIISHINLDVNHGEFIYIIGKTGSGKSSFLKTLYADLPLIEGEGHIVEFDLATLKENDIPYLRRKIGIVFQDFKLLPDRSIKDNMLFVLRATGWVEKEAMQHKIDEVLDKVGMKDFVNKMPHQLSGGEQQRVAIARALLNDPEFILADEPTGNLDPQTSSEVLEVLKAINAAGKTIIMATHDYALLMKFPSKTLKCEDERIFEVVQRSV; encoded by the coding sequence ATGTCACAAACCGTACTATCTCTTAAAGAAGTCACTATATATCAAGAAGGAAGAAAAATTATATCTCATATTAATCTAGACGTTAATCATGGGGAGTTCATTTACATTATCGGAAAAACTGGTTCTGGAAAAAGTAGTTTTCTAAAAACTTTATATGCTGATTTACCGTTAATTGAAGGCGAAGGACATATTGTTGAATTTGATTTGGCAACATTGAAAGAAAACGACATTCCGTATTTAAGACGTAAAATCGGTATCGTATTTCAAGACTTTAAATTACTTCCAGACCGTTCAATCAAAGACAATATGCTTTTTGTTTTAAGAGCTACAGGATGGGTCGAAAAAGAAGCAATGCAACACAAAATTGATGAAGTTTTGGATAAAGTAGGCATGAAAGATTTTGTAAACAAAATGCCGCATCAGCTTTCTGGAGGAGAACAGCAGCGTGTTGCAATTGCAAGAGCACTTTTAAACGATCCAGAATTTATCTTGGCAGATGAACCAACAGGAAACCTTGACCCTCAGACTAGTTCTGAAGTTTTAGAAGTTTTAAAAGCAATTAATGCTGCTGGTAAAACCATCATTATGGCAACCCATGATTATGCTTTATTGATGAAATTCCCATCTAAAACCCTAAAATGCGAAGATGAAAGAATCTTCGAAGTGGTACAAAGAAGCGTATAA